A window of the Terriglobales bacterium genome harbors these coding sequences:
- the rlmB gene encoding 23S rRNA (guanosine(2251)-2'-O)-methyltransferase RlmB → MSVIYGIHPVAEALKARGRAFEYVAVLSERQDSRLNRIVEACRAARVPVRQLPREQLNRLAEGGTHQGVVAVTSEKQYVGLENLLEQQRGQYRFLLVLDGVEDPHNLGAIIRTADATGVDGIILPERRAVGVTGAVTKASAGASEYMPIARVVNISRALEELKEKNIWTVGLDERGPQSYEQTDFAMNCALVLGAEGKGLHEQVRKKCDFLVSIPMLGRVPSLNVSVAAAVVMYEIARQRREKKTRATKSEKAASTAGERE, encoded by the coding sequence ATGAGCGTTATTTACGGCATACATCCCGTCGCCGAGGCCCTGAAGGCGCGGGGACGTGCCTTTGAGTACGTGGCTGTGCTGAGCGAACGCCAAGACAGCCGGCTGAATCGGATTGTGGAGGCGTGCCGGGCGGCGAGAGTTCCGGTACGCCAGTTGCCGCGTGAACAGCTCAATCGCCTGGCCGAGGGCGGCACGCATCAGGGCGTGGTGGCAGTCACGTCAGAAAAGCAATACGTGGGACTGGAAAATTTGCTGGAGCAACAGCGCGGACAGTACCGCTTTCTTCTCGTGCTGGACGGAGTCGAAGATCCGCATAATCTGGGCGCGATTATCCGCACTGCGGACGCGACCGGCGTGGATGGAATCATCTTGCCGGAGCGACGTGCTGTGGGCGTGACTGGGGCAGTGACCAAGGCATCGGCTGGCGCGTCGGAGTACATGCCTATCGCGCGCGTGGTGAACATATCGCGAGCGTTAGAGGAGCTTAAAGAGAAGAATATCTGGACGGTAGGTCTCGACGAGCGTGGTCCTCAAAGCTATGAGCAGACAGATTTCGCGATGAATTGCGCACTGGTGCTGGGAGCGGAAGGCAAGGGACTGCACGAACAGGTGCGGAAGAAATGCGACTTTCTGGTCTCCATCCCCATGCTAGGCCGAGTGCCGTCATTGAATGTTTCGGTGGCTGCAGCGGTCGTAATGTACGAAATCGCGCGGCAACGACGCGAAAAGAAGACCCGCGCCACAAAAAGTGAAAAGGCAGCGAGCACGGCCGGGGAACGAGAGTGA